From a region of the Acidobacteriota bacterium genome:
- a CDS encoding tail fiber protein: EIRMFAGNFAPRGWAFCDGQLLAVSQNDALFSLLGTIYGGDGRTTFGLPDLRGRIPLHAGEGPGLSPRRLGSKGGAEKVTLTVNQLPSHRHDLKASADPATGPNPQGEVLAETVTDRVYSDQGSDVNMASSSITGVGGSRSHTNLMPYLCINFIIALVGIYPSRH, translated from the coding sequence AGAAATCCGCATGTTCGCGGGCAATTTCGCGCCCCGCGGCTGGGCCTTCTGCGACGGGCAATTGCTGGCTGTCTCACAGAACGATGCTCTCTTCTCTCTTCTCGGGACCATTTACGGCGGAGACGGTCGGACCACCTTCGGCCTGCCCGACTTGCGGGGCAGAATCCCCCTTCACGCCGGTGAAGGACCCGGGTTAAGTCCTCGCAGGCTTGGCTCCAAAGGCGGGGCCGAGAAAGTCACGCTCACCGTGAACCAGTTGCCCTCCCACAGGCACGACTTGAAGGCTTCCGCCGATCCCGCCACCGGACCCAATCCTCAGGGCGAGGTACTGGCCGAAACGGTAACCGACCGGGTCTACTCGGACCAGGGAAGCGACGTCAACATGGCCTCGTCCTCGATCACCGGTGTCGGGGGAAGCCGAAGCCACACCAACCTCATGCCCTATCTTTGCATTAACTTCATCATTGCCCTGGTTGGGATCTATCCGTCCAGGCACTAG
- a CDS encoding tail fiber protein: protein MSEPFVAEIRIFAGNFAPRGWAFCNGQLLPIAQNTALFSLIGTTYGGDGRTTTALPNLQGRAPMHPGRGPGLTDRRLGQRGGVETVTLSEAEMPNHTHTMRASDGRGRSGIAVGNVLAEPRDGLLYQTNTSANLVDMSDSSLSDTGGSQAHNNMQPYLTMNFIIALVGLYPSRS from the coding sequence ATGTCTGAACCATTTGTCGCAGAAATCAGAATTTTCGCGGGCAACTTTGCGCCCCGAGGTTGGGCCTTCTGTAACGGCCAACTGTTGCCTATCGCTCAGAACACCGCGCTCTTCTCGCTCATCGGCACAACCTATGGCGGGGACGGCCGGACTACAACCGCCCTACCTAACCTCCAGGGCAGAGCGCCCATGCATCCGGGTCGAGGTCCGGGTTTGACGGACCGTCGGCTGGGCCAAAGAGGCGGAGTTGAGACAGTCACGCTCAGCGAAGCGGAGATGCCCAACCACACCCATACGATGCGCGCCTCTGATGGCCGCGGCCGATCAGGAATAGCTGTCGGGAATGTCCTCGCCGAGCCCCGCGACGGATTGCTCTACCAGACCAACACGTCTGCTAACTTGGTGGATATGAGCGACTCATCCCTGTCGGATACGGGCGGATCGCAGGCTCACAACAACATGCAACCCTATCTGACAATGAACTTCATCATTGCCTTGGTCGGGTTGTATCCGTCACGCAGTTGA